The Dermochelys coriacea isolate rDerCor1 chromosome 7, rDerCor1.pri.v4, whole genome shotgun sequence genome window below encodes:
- the ABHD14B gene encoding protein ABHD14B: MATPQVTVGTIVVDGQTLFYRQANPAQQAPKPSVLLLHGIRFSSETWLNLQTLSKLADAGYRAVAIDLPGLGHSKEATAPAPVGQPAPGGFLKAVCEALQLGQVVVISPSLSGMYSLPFLFQHSQLVQAYVPVAPICTEKFPATQYASVKTPTLIVYGDQDTQLGEISLNNLKNLPNHKVLLLKGAGHACYLDKPEEWHLGLLDFLKSLE; encoded by the exons ATGGCCACCCCACAGGTGACCGTGGGCACCATCGTGGTGGATGGGCAAACCCTGTTCTACAGGCAGGCCAATCCGGCCCAGCAGGCCCCCAAGCCGTCTGTCCTGCTGCTCCACGGCATTCGCTTTTCATCCGAGACCTGGCTCAACCTGCAGACACTGTCTAAGCTGGCGGATGCTGGCTATCGCGCTGTGGCCATCGATCTGCCAG GGCTTGGCCATTCCAAGGAGGCGACAGCTCCGGCTCCTGTTGGGCAGCCTGCCCCGGGGGGTTTCCTGAAGGCTGTCTGTGaggccctgcagctgggccaggTGGTTGTGATCAGCCCATCCCTCAGCGGGATGTATTCGCTCCCATTCCTCTTCCAACACAGCCAGCTGGTCCAGGCCTATGTGCCGGTGGCGCCCATCTGCACCGAGAAGTTCCCCGCCACGCAGTACGCCAGCGTAAAG ACCCCCACGCTGATTGTGTATGGGGACCAGGACACCCAGCTTGGGGAGATAAGCCTGAACAACCTCAAGAACCTCCCCAATCACAAGGTGCTCCTGCTGAAAGGAGCGGGACATGCCTGTTACCTGGACAAGCCGGAGGAGTGGCACCTGGGCCTGCTGGACTTCCTGAAGAGCCTGGAGTGA
- the LOC119859127 gene encoding uncharacterized protein LOC119859127 — protein sequence MPRREQVTERLSAREGERGTRLSTADATPERLDQVISEQATLRAALASLSEELCKLAKCLEETAGRVEALDAKLVTTQSCVVKHAALMRELAQGGLETERRLEELENRVRARNVRVVGVPAAVGDTDLIPFLENLVPAYLGLNAKEAPMRIESAYRLPIREAGSGARVDGGGTVLMTLSDFWARERILRAARACCTTKFQGPKVSFFPDLSPATHARRQRLMVLKQAFVKEGAQAYVLYPAKLKVLCRGQTYVFRDCTSAARLLDEIRQERLTMALIRNRLGLLVLGVLVTFVLYLLLPAIHHETFTSRAGSHKAQARAEEKGQQDVNVTVLTGTIAGSPSIFFREGFLLQKAGTPSPKRLEVVFLHGQAFTSKTWEDLGTLTLLSEEGYRSVAIDLPGYGSSPLSDSVSTEQGRVAFLLHVLKELGIQRPVLISPSMSGHYSVPFVLVHGAQLKGFVPIAPVGTQEYTAQQYQQVQTPTLIIYGERDTGLGAQSLQSLQQLPKHKVVVLPDAGHACYLEKPREFHEVLLAFLGELQ from the exons ATGCCCAGAAGGGAGCAGGTGACAGAGCGTCTCTCTGCCCGCGAAGGCGAGCGTGGCACGCGCCTCTCCACAGCGGATGCCACGCCAGAGCGGCTGGACCAGGTCATCTCGGAGCAGGCCACCCTGCGTGCAGCCCTGGCCTCCCTCTCGGAGGAGCTGTGTAAGCTGGCGAAATGCCTGGAGGAGACGGCAGGCCGGGTGGAAGCCCTGGATGCCAAGTTGGTGACCACGCAGAGCTGCGTGGTGAAGCACGCAGCTCTGATGAGAGAGCTGGCCCAGGGCGGCCTGGAGACAGAGCGCCGGCTGGAAGAGCTGGAGAACAGGGTGCGGGCCCGGAACGTCAGGGTCgttggggtcccggctgctgtgGGAGACACAGACCTCATCCCCTTCTTGGAAAATCTGGTGCCAGCTTACTTGGGTTTAAATGCGAAGGAAGCTCCTATGCGTATAGAAAGCGCATACCGGCTTCCCATCAGGGAAGCAGGCAGCGGTGCCCGGGTGGATGGTGGTGGCACTGTGCTAATGACCCTCTCCGATTTCTGGGCCCGAGAGAGAATTCTGCGGGCAGCACGGGCCTGCTGCACAACCAAATTCCAAGGCCCCAAGGTCTCCTTCTTCCCCGACCTCAGCCCTGCCACGCATGCCCGGCGGCAGCGTCTCATGGTGCTCAAGCAAGCGTttgtgaaggagggggctcaagcCTACGTCCTGTACCCTGCCAAACTAAAGGTCCTGTGCCGGGGGCAAACCTATGTCTTCAGGGACTGCACGTCTGCAGCCCGCCTGCTGGATGAGATCAGACAAG AACGGCTGACTATGGCTTTGATCCGCAACAGACTGGGGCTGCTGGTCCTCGGAGTCCTCGTCACCTTTGTCCTCTACCTGTTGCTCCCTGCAATCCATCACGAGACGTTCACGTCCAGGGCAGGCAGCCACAAGGCCCAGGCCAGGGCTGAGGAGAAGGGCCAGCAAGATGTCAATGTCACCGTCCTAACAGGGACCATTGCAGGGAGCCCATCCATCTTCTTCAGAGAAGGCTTCCTGCTCCAGAAAGCTGGGACTCCCAGCCCCAAAAG GCTGGAGGTGGTTTTTCTGCATGGCCAGGCTTTCACTTCTAAGACCTGGGAGGACCTGGGGACGCTGACCCTGCTCTCAGAGGAAGGATATCGCTCCGTTGCTATCGACCTGCCTG GCTACGGCAGCTCCCCGCTTTCCGATTCTGTCTCCACGGAGCAGGGCCGTGTCGCCTTCCTGCTGCATGTGTTGAAGGAGCTGGGGATCCAGAGGCCAGTTCTGATCAGCCCATCCATGAGTGGCCACTATTCCGTCCCCTTTGTCCTGGTACATGGGGCGCAGCTGAAGGGCTTTGTGCCCATTGCGCCTGTGGGGACCCAGGAGTACACAGCCCAGCAGTACCAGCAGGTCCAG ACGCCGACTCTGATCATCTATGGTGAGCGTGACACTGGCCTGGGCGCTCAGTCCCTGCAgagcctgcagcagctcccaaagCACAAGGTGGTGGTGCTACCTGACGCCGGCCATGCCTGCTACCTGGAGAAGCCTCGCGAGTTCCATGAGGTGCTGCTAGCCTTCCTGGGCGAGCTGCAGTGA